One genomic window of Arachis hypogaea cultivar Tifrunner chromosome 8, arahy.Tifrunner.gnm2.J5K5, whole genome shotgun sequence includes the following:
- the LOC112706899 gene encoding fatty acyl-CoA reductase 3-like, with amino-acid sequence MELGSVLHFLEDKTILVTGATGFLAKIFVEKILRCQSNVKKLYLLLRATDIESATHRLHHEIVEKELFRLLKEKLGTKFNSFVSEKLSVVPGDISKQDLDLKDSILMDHICNQTDIIVNIAATTNFDERYDVALGINTFGVKHVLNFAKKCTKLKVLLHVSTAYVCGERGGVVVEDPQEMGVSLNGVVGLDIDMEMKLVQQKLNQLREQGASEHHIKLAMKELGIQRANLYGWPNTYVFTKAMGEMLIQISKKNIPIVIVRPTMIVSTYKEPFPGWIEGARTIDSMILAYGKGKLSCFLADLKKVFDAIPADMVVNAMIVAMVAHGNEGYSSNYDNIIYHVGSSVSNPVKYGDLRDYSFKYFTAKPWINKKGKPIRVGKVTILNNMASFRRYMFIRYLLPLKGLQLVNKASGKYFQKTYHELYRKIHGVMRLVDLYKPYVFFNGIFDNTNTDKLLATAREGRIEMDLFYFDPKVIDWEQYFMNIHFPGITDYVFIN; translated from the exons ATGGAATTGGGAAGCGTATTGCATTTCCTTGAGGACAAGACCATTCTAGTCACTGGTGCCACTGGCTTCCTTGCAAAAA TTTTTGTGGAGAAGATACTAAGATGTCAATCAAATGTGAAAAAACTTTACCTTCTTTTGAGAGCTACCGATATTGAATCTGCTACTCATCGCTTGCACCATGAG ATCGTAGAAAAGGAGTTGTTTAGATTGCTAAAGGAAAAGTTGGGTACAAAGTTCAATTCCTTTGTGTCAGAAAAGTTGAGTGTGGTACCAGGAGACATTTCTAAACAGGACTTGGATTTGAAGGACTCCATTCTAATGGATCATATTTGCAATCAAACTGATATTATAGTTAATATTGCTGCAACTACTAACTTTGATGAAAG ATACGATGTTGCATTGGGTATTAACACATTCGGAGTTAAGCATGTATTGAACTTCGCTAAGAAATGTACTAAGCTCAAAGTGCTTCTTCACGTATCAACAG CATACGTGTGTGGCGAGAGAGGAGGAGTGGTAGTAGAGGATCCACAGGAAATGGGTGTGTCATTGAATGGAGTGGTAGGATTAGACATTGACATGGAAATGAAGTTGGTGCAACAAAAACTCAATCAGCTTCGAGAACAAGGAGCCTCTGAACATCACATTAAACTCGCCATGAAGGAATTAGGCATCCAAAG AGCAAATCTATATGGTTGGCCAAACACATATGTATTTACAAAGGCCATGGGTGAAATGCTTATACAAATTTCAAAGAAAAACATACCTATTGTTATTGTGCGTCCTACCATGATTGTTAGCACTTATAAAGAACCTTTTCCAGGTTGGATCGAAGGTGCAAG AACCATAGACAGTATGATTCTTGCTTACGGTAAAGGAAAATTATCCTGCTTCCTTGCAGATCTTAAGAAAGTTTTTGATGCG ATACCGGCTGACATGGTAGTGAATGCAATGATAGTGGCTATGGTGGCACATGGAAATGAAGGTTATAGTAGTAATTATGATAACATCATATACCATGTGGGCTCCTCTGTTAGCAACCCTGTGAAATACGGCGATCTCCGTGACTATTCCTTCAAATATTTCACTGCAAAACCTTGGATCAATAAAAAGGGAAAGCCTATCAGAGTTGGCAAAGTTACCATATTGAATAACATGGCAAGCTTCCGCAGATACATGTTCATTCGCTACTTGCTTCCATTGAAG GGATTACAACTGGTGAACAAAGCATCAGGCAAGTATTTCCAAAAAACGTATCATGAACTTTATAGAAAGATCCATGGTGTTATGCGGCTCGTTGATCTTTACAAGCCTTACGTATTTTTTAATGGCAT ATTTGATAATACGAACACAGACAAGTTATTGGCAACGGCAAGGGAAGGAAGGATAGAGATGGATCTGTTTTACTTTGATCCAAAAGTTATTGATTGGGAACAATACTTCATGAATATCCATTTTCCTGGCATCACCGACTATGTCTTCAtcaattga
- the LOC112705222 gene encoding probable fatty acyl-CoA reductase 4 encodes MQLKDKCGEKFSSFLADKVVAVAGDVSLHNFGIKDQILIEEMLDAIDIIVHTAGTTTLDERFDVAMDINTMGAFNAINFAKMSYVCGGANGLISEEPFRLGQTLKSSSELDINLEKQLIEEKLSELQAQNANEETITSIMKEFGAIRANMYGWPNTHTFTKAMGEMLVMNMKRNIPLIISRPTAVIGTHSEPFPGWIEGVRTIDFVFVEYFKGAITSFVGDPNKTMDMALKRIMNLYRPYGLEGMYVPYATYSISFDDENTEKLRIAIKGVGNMDKEYITLILRALIGRTT; translated from the exons ATGCAATTAAAGGATAAGTGTGGTGAAAAATTCAGCTCTTTTTTAGCCGACAAAGTGGTGGCAGTTGCAGGTGATGTTTCTCTTCACAATTTCGGAATCAAAGACCAAATCCTCATTGAAGAGATGTTGGATGCGATTGATATTATAGTGCATACTGCCGGAACTACTACACTTGATGAAAG ATTTGATGTTGCAATGGATATAAATACAATGGGAGCTTTTAACGCTATAAACTTTGCTAAAATGT CTTATGTTTGTGGAGGAGCAAATGGATTAATATCTGAGGAACCATTTCGCCTGGGCCAAACACTTAAAAGCTCATCAGAATTGGACATCAACTTAGAAAAGCAGTTGATTGAGGAAAAACTTAGTGAACTCCAAGCACAAAATGCCAATGAAGAAACAATCACCTCAATAATGAAAGAATTTGGAGCAATAAG GGCAAATATGTATGGATGGCCAAACACGCATACATTTACAAAAGCCATGGGAGAAATGCTTGTGATGAACATGAAGCGAAATATACCATTGATCATCTCACGTCCTACTGCTGTCATCGGCACTCATTCAGAACCTTTTCCGGGTTGGATTGAAGGTGTTAG AACTATAGACTTTGTGTTCGTTGAGTATTTCAAAGGAGCAATAACTAGTTTTGTTGGTGATCCAAATAAAACTATGGACATG GCTttgaagaggataatgaatctttATAGGCCTTATGGTCTCGAGGGCATGTACGTACCCTATGCTACATATTCAATAAG TTTTGATGATGAGAACACAGAGAAGTTGCGAATAGCAATAAAAGGAGTTGGCAATATGGATAAGGAATATATAACTTTGATCCTAAGAGCATTGATTGGAAGGACTACTTGA
- the LOC112708385 gene encoding fatty acyl-CoA reductase 8: protein MELESVLHFLENKTILVTGATGFLAKVFVEKILRCQPNIKKLYLLLRATDTESVSHRLHHEVFGKKLFKIQRDKWGEKFSSFLSEKVVAVAGDVSLHNFGIKDQILIEEMLEEIDIIVHSAATTRLDERFDVAMDTNTMGAYNAINFAKMCHKIEFFLQVSTAYVCGEAKGQIPEKPFLMGQTLKSSSELDINLEKQLIKKKLSELQSQNANQETITSIMKEFGTIRANLHGWPNTYVFTKAMGEMVVTNMKGNIPLIITRPTVIIGTLSEPFPGWIEDVRTIDYVFVEYFKGAITSFVGNPKITADLGSRLKRIMNMYRPYLHFEGIFDDKNTEKLRMAIKGVGSVERKFNLDPKSIDWKEYLVNVHFPGLLKYSMQPKM, encoded by the exons ATGGAGTTGGAAAGTGTATTGCATTTCCTTGAGAATAAGACCATTCTAGTCACTGGTGCCACTGGCTTCCTCGCGAAAG TTTTTGTAGAGAAGATACTAAGGTGTCAACCAAATATAAAGAAACTTTACCTTCTTTTAAGAGCTACCGATACTGAATCTGTCTCTCATCGCTTGCACCATGAG GTCTTTGGGAAGAAATTGTTCAAAATACAAAGAGATAAGTGGGGTGAAAAATTCAGTTCCTTTTTATCCGAGAAAGTGGTGGCAGTAGCAGGTGATGTGTCTCTTCACAATTTTGGAATCAAAGACCAAATCCTCATTGAAGAGATGTTGGAAGAGATTGATATTATAGTGCACAGTGCCGCAACTACAAGACTTGATGAAAG ATTTGATGTTGCAATGGATACAAACACAATGGGAGCTTATAATGCGATAAACTTTGCTAAAATGTgtcataaaatagaattttttcttCAAGTATCTACCG CTTATGTTTGTGGAGAAGCAAAAGGACAAATACCTGAGAAACCATTCCTTATGGGCCAAACGCTAAAAAGCTCTTCAGAATTAGACATCAACTTAGAAAAGCAGTTGATTAAGAAAAAACTGAGTGAACTCCAATCACAAAATGCCAATCAAGAAACAATCACCTCAATAATGAAAGAATTTGGAACAATAAG GGCCAATTTGCATGGATGGCCAAATACATATGTATTTACAAAAGCAATGGGTGAAATGGTTGTGACAAACATGAAGGGAAATATACCGCTGATCATCACACGTCCTACTGTTATAATCGGCACCCTTTCGGAACCTTTTCCGGGTTGGATTGAAGATGTTAG AACTATAGactatgtgtttgttgagtatTTCAAAGGAGCAATAACCAGTTTTGTTGGTAATCCAAAGATAACTGCAGACCTG GGATCAAGGTTGAAGAGGATAATGAACATGTATCGTCCTTATCTTCACTTTGAGGGCAT CTTTGATGATAAGAACACGGAGAAACTACGAATGGCAATAAAAGGAGTTGGTAGTGTTGAGAGGAAATTTAACTTGGATCCCAAAAGTATTGATTGGAAGGAATATTTGGTGAATGTTCATTTTCCAGGTCTACTTAAGTACTCCATGCAACCTAAGATGTAA